The Balaenoptera musculus isolate JJ_BM4_2016_0621 chromosome 6, mBalMus1.pri.v3, whole genome shotgun sequence nucleotide sequence GGGCCCAGCCAGCGGGCAAGGCAGACAAAGTGACGAAGTCATTCAAGTAGGTCCTCTCTGGCCCCCCTGGGCCCCCCTCAGACACTTACTGGTCCCTGTGGGAGCAGGGCTAGCAGTGGGGTTAAGAGAGAAGGCTGTTGGCTTGATCCAGCTCTGGGGCGATGGAGGCTCTCGTAGAGGAAGCCTGGTACCCGGCATGAGCAGCCCTCATGGGGAGATGCTGTCCTGGGAAGGATgaccagggaggggcagaggtggggataGAAGTGATGCCGGCCCCAAGAAAGGGGGTGGGCCCCCTCCTGGGCTCCCCAGCCGGGCTAAGCTACTTTGTGGGCCAAGGCAGCTGACAGAGGTCACCCAGCCCTAGCCGCCCCACTTCCCTCACTGTGCCCCTTGCCTCACCCCTCAGGCCCACCTCAGAGGAAGCACTCAAGTGGGGCGAGTCCTTGGAGAAGCTGCTGGTCCACAAATGTAAGTGGGGGCCAGCCGGCCTGttccctccctgtgtctctcccccctcctcctttcctcctctcccaggcCCAGAGAGTGCGTCTGGCTCTGCAGAGGTTACCTTTCCCTCTTTCCGGGGCCCAGGACACCCAGTCAGGTGTCCCTACCATTGGGAAAGGCCGAGGCCCTTGGTCTGGCCTTGGAGCCGGCTGCTGCCAGCCCCTCCCTGTCCATGGGCGCTGGCACTGCCTGCCAGAGGCCGTTGGGACCTGTGTGCTCAGACCCATATTCCCAGAATAACAATAAACATTTCCATGTACTGAGGGCTTAACACTGGGCCAGATGCGCCTGCCATCTCGTGGGTGGGAACCCCTCTGATCCTCACAGGGCTCCAGGAAATAAGGCTGAtgatccccatttgacagatgaggaaactgaggctcagatgggGAGTGACCTGGCCAAGGCCCACAAAGAGGCAGTGGCAGGGGTGGGACCATATGCCAGGGTTCCTGGCTCTCAGGAGTGGGTCAGTTTACTAAGACCCCAGCAGCTGCACCTGAAAGGCCCCAGGAGGGTAAGCTGGGGGGCCTGAGGACAGGAGGGGCTGGTTTGGCCTCTCACCCCAGGATCTGGGCTTCTCCTCACAGATGGGCTAGCGGTGTTCCAAGCCTTCCTCCGCACTGAGTTTAGTGAGGAGAACCTGGAATTCTGGCTGGCGTGCGAGGACTTCAAGAAGGTCAAGTCACAGTCCAAGATGGCGGCCAAGGCCAAGAAGATCTTTGCTGAGTACATCGCGATCCAGGCGTGCAAGGAGGTAGGGCTTTGAGCTGGGCCCTCGGGCCCCCATTCCCATGCCCAGTGGCCTCTCAGTGATTGGGGTGCCTGGAAGCCTCAAAGAGAGGAGCTCAGGAAGGAGAGAGGCCAGACTGATTCTAGGGACCATGTGCCCAGGTTGAAGAGGAAGCAggctggggccctggggagaACAGAATCCTGACTGATAACAAAAATGGCCACTGTCAATGTgctactgggtgccaggcacatGCTAAGCCCTTCACGTATGAGCTCTCGTATTTAACCCTCATGACaacttgtaaaataatttttaatattattttcattttaaaaatgaggagacagtctcagagagcctaacatgtattgagtgcttcctgtgtgccagctgtGTCTGTTTAATATGGATGATCATGCTTAATTTTCACAACTCTGAGgaatgtactatttttttttaatttttaaaattaattttatttatttatttattggctgcgttgggtctttgttgtggtgcgcgggcttcttattgcagtggcttctcttgttgtggagcacgggctctaggcgcatgggcttcagtggttgcagcatgcgggctcagtagttgcggcacgtgggctctaggacgcacgggcttcagtagttgtggtgcacgggcttagttgctccgcggcatgtgggatcttcccggaccagggatcaaacccgtgtcccctgcattggcaggcggattcttaaccgctgcgccaccagggaagtctgaggaaTGTACTATTATGCTACCCTATACATAAGACGTTTGAGGCTCAGAGCACTTAAGTgatttgcttaaggtcacacaccTAGATGTGGCactgctgggatttgaacttgggcAGCCTGACCCTAGAGGCAGTGATTTCGGGCCCTATAAACTCTACCACCCCTACAGTAAGTGACCAAGCCAGGACTTGATTCTGCTAACCTGCGGGCCTCCCCTCTGAACCTTAAGATGTGGAGCAGAAGGGCTTGGGGGTGAGAGGCTGGGCAGGTCCTGTCCCGGCCCCTGGCCCCTAGGAGCAGCTTCTTGCAGGCAGCCTTGACCACGTCACCCTCTGCCTGCACAGGTAAACCTGGACTCGTACACACGGGAGCACACCAAGGACAACCTGCAGAGCGTCACGCGGGGCTGCTTTGACCTGGCGCAGAAGCGCATCTTCGGGCTCATGGAGAAGGACTCGTACCCACGCTTCCTCCGCTCGGACCTCTACCTGGACCTCATTAACCAGAAGAAGATGAGTCCCCCGCTTTAGGGGCCACCGGGGTAGAGCTCAACGTTCACACCAGGCGGGctgggcccctccccacctgcctccctACCCCCTGCGACAGAGGGGGCAAGTGAGCCCCCAGAGGCTGTGTCCGGACAGACAGACGGGCATTTGGATGAGAGGCCTGGACCAAGAGAGGCCCAGGCCACTGGAGGAGTAGAGGGACTGGCCCCGTTGGGCCCCCACTGCCCTGGTACGAGGGGGCCCAAGGGCCCTGGCAGGTTAGGGGCCCTGGCTGAGCCGGATCTGGAGCTGCTGCTCCCTGCTGCGGAGACTTGGCAATGACCAAGTTCCTTAAAGAGCTGGCTGATGGGCAGGGGACCGAGGCCTGGGCCCTGGGGCTCTCCAGGGGGGGTCACTCGGACTCACAGCTCAGACCCCCGccttgagttttatttatttaaacagcaGTTGGATGCTTGGCACCTCGTCCTGTAATAGGAAACCTTTGCCTCATCAGTTTTCCTAATTTACAAGTGCAATATTTTAACCAACGCCTTGTGAAAAGCCACCTTGCGGAGAAGGTGGGCACCATTTTCCAGTTTCAGGGGATCTGCTGGTCCCGAGCCCCAGTGGCGGATAGCTGGGCCTGCTGGACTGACAAGGCCCAGAGGGGCGGGGGCTGCAGTCTGACCTCACACCAAAATCCAGCACCCCTGAGTGAGGGGTCCCCCGGGGCCTCTGGGAAAGCATGGCACCCTCAGACCACACAGCGGCCGAGTTCAGAAGCAAATAAAAGccctgtgttattttttgttcttgACCCTTTCTGTGTGTTCCTGGTTTCAAGGCTTCCCAGGGTGACTGGGGCTGGGATGGTTGCTAGGTGGGCCCTCAATTCAGCTTCTTCTCCTCTCTTGCCGTCACCTGCCTCCCGTCCCGGAGCTGGTGCTGCTCCCTGACAAccgcctcctctgtgccaggtgctctgGCAGGCTTGTTCTACTTACCATCTCATCTTCACTGCgagcctgggaggtgggggtTATCCCCGTTTTACACATGAGGCAGGTGAAGCCCAGGCAGGTaaggtgacttgtccaaggtcacacagccggcaAGTGGCAGAGACAGGGTTCAGCCTAAGCCCACCTGGCTGCAAAGCCTGCTCTGTGGATTGTCGTCCTCTACCAGCTACTGGATGGAGTCCCAGCTGGGCTGCTAACTGGCTCCGTGACCTTCGGCAAGTTCCTTCACTTCTCTGCCCTGCCACACCCT carries:
- the RGS3 gene encoding regulator of G-protein signaling 3 isoform X9, which gives rise to MLRGMYLTRNGNLQRRHTMKEAKDMKNKLGIFRRRNESPGAQPAGKADKVTKSFKPTSEEALKWGESLEKLLVHKYGLAVFQAFLRTEFSEENLEFWLACEDFKKVKSQSKMAAKAKKIFAEYIAIQACKEVNLDSYTREHTKDNLQSVTRGCFDLAQKRIFGLMEKDSYPRFLRSDLYLDLINQKKMSPPL